The following coding sequences are from one Arthrobacter sp. PvP023 window:
- a CDS encoding alpha/beta fold hydrolase — protein sequence MARPTVKAVLLSPQRPLGDKPLLVVGPSLGTSSLLWTQAGALLGTDYDVVAWDLPGHGVSPAATETFDVAELADAVVDLVDSIAPGERFHYAGVSLGGAIGLQLGIKHGERLKSLSVQCTGAKIGTPEGWLERAETVRTQGTPVMIQGSAERWFAPGFMDREPELSGRLLHSLRDADRFSYAFCCEALAGFDVRAELGSIRVPTQAVAGAEDSVVPPSFAKEIVEGITAGGGTANAVTLEGVAHLAPFEAPAHVAELLRSLITWSETSGAAK from the coding sequence GTGGCTAGACCAACAGTCAAGGCAGTACTGCTCTCCCCCCAGCGCCCGCTGGGGGACAAGCCCCTGCTGGTGGTGGGCCCGTCACTGGGGACGTCCTCGCTGCTGTGGACCCAGGCCGGCGCCCTGCTCGGGACCGACTACGACGTCGTCGCCTGGGACCTGCCCGGGCACGGCGTGTCACCGGCCGCGACGGAAACGTTCGACGTCGCCGAACTGGCTGACGCCGTCGTCGACCTCGTTGACTCGATTGCCCCGGGCGAGAGGTTCCATTACGCCGGGGTGTCGCTCGGCGGGGCCATCGGGCTGCAGTTGGGAATCAAGCACGGCGAACGCCTCAAGAGCCTGTCGGTGCAGTGCACCGGCGCCAAGATCGGCACGCCCGAAGGCTGGCTGGAGCGCGCGGAGACCGTCCGCACCCAGGGCACGCCCGTGATGATCCAGGGCTCAGCCGAGCGCTGGTTCGCGCCCGGCTTCATGGATCGTGAGCCGGAGCTCAGCGGCCGGCTCCTGCACTCCCTGCGCGATGCCGACCGTTTCAGCTACGCCTTCTGCTGCGAAGCACTTGCCGGCTTCGACGTCCGCGCCGAGCTGGGCAGTATCCGTGTTCCCACCCAGGCGGTGGCCGGCGCGGAGGACTCCGTTGTGCCGCCGTCGTTTGCCAAGGAGATCGTCGAAGGAATCACCGCCGGCGGCGGAACCGCAAACGCCGTGACACTGGAGGGAGTGGCACACCTGGCTCCGTTCGAGGCCCCCGCTCATGTTGCCGAACTGCTGCGGAGCCTCATCACCTGGAGTGAAACCAGCGGAGCGGCCAAGTGA
- a CDS encoding aspartate/glutamate racemase family protein has translation MPSEVRKTRIGMIVPSSNTCLEPQSYRILGDRDDVTIHFTRIPVTRIALDDSSDKQFDPAVMRAAAELLATADVDVIAWNGTSGSWLGAGHDRELVGEIVDATGIPATTSTLAYLAAFESFSMERIGLFTPYTADVNHAIMASYERDGIKTIGHRALGLSDNESFARVTDDEMRPGSLELAAARPDALVYLCTNLYGANIAAEVESETGVPVLDSVAVTLWHCLKLAGSPLLAPRWGRLLTD, from the coding sequence ATGCCTTCTGAAGTACGCAAGACCCGCATCGGCATGATCGTGCCGTCCTCCAACACCTGCCTGGAGCCGCAGAGCTACCGCATCCTGGGCGACCGGGACGACGTCACCATCCATTTCACCCGGATCCCGGTCACCCGGATCGCCCTGGACGATTCCTCGGACAAGCAGTTCGATCCCGCCGTCATGAGGGCTGCCGCCGAACTCCTAGCGACGGCGGACGTGGACGTCATCGCCTGGAACGGGACGTCAGGTTCGTGGCTCGGCGCCGGCCACGACCGCGAACTGGTCGGCGAGATCGTCGACGCGACGGGAATCCCGGCCACCACGTCCACGCTCGCCTATCTGGCGGCTTTCGAGTCCTTCAGCATGGAACGGATCGGGCTCTTCACGCCGTACACGGCGGACGTCAACCACGCCATCATGGCCTCCTACGAGCGAGACGGCATCAAAACCATCGGCCACCGGGCCCTGGGGCTGAGCGACAACGAGTCCTTCGCCCGGGTCACGGACGACGAAATGCGGCCGGGGTCGCTGGAGCTCGCGGCGGCACGGCCGGACGCCCTGGTCTACCTCTGCACCAACCTGTACGGCGCCAACATCGCAGCGGAAGTGGAATCAGAAACCGGCGTACCGGTGCTGGACTCCGTGGCCGTCACTTTGTGGCACTGCCTCAAACTTGCCGGGTCCCCCTTGCTCGCACCGAGGTGGGGCAGGCTGCTCACGGACTGA
- a CDS encoding pyridoxamine 5'-phosphate oxidase family protein, whose protein sequence is MNTSGPGPEITELTVRECWRHLRSASVGRLAVISNAAPEIFPVNYLPDEGTVIFRTGPGTKLDAVLAGEPVVLEADGLNVYGTIAWSVVVKGVAEAVQPGEDAPAETPSPWQEGAKDVLVRITPSELTGRRFVIGPPTKWWPPVEPITPGNDGMTSTG, encoded by the coding sequence ATGAATACCTCTGGGCCGGGGCCGGAAATAACAGAACTCACCGTCCGTGAATGCTGGCGGCACCTTCGCTCCGCCTCCGTGGGACGGCTGGCGGTCATCAGCAATGCCGCGCCGGAAATCTTCCCGGTGAACTACCTGCCGGATGAAGGCACGGTGATTTTCCGGACCGGCCCCGGGACCAAGCTGGACGCTGTTCTCGCCGGGGAGCCGGTGGTCCTTGAAGCCGACGGGCTGAACGTCTACGGAACCATCGCGTGGAGCGTGGTGGTCAAGGGGGTCGCCGAGGCCGTGCAGCCGGGCGAGGACGCTCCTGCCGAAACGCCGTCGCCGTGGCAGGAGGGTGCCAAGGACGTCCTGGTCCGGATCACGCCCAGCGAACTGACCGGGCGCCGCTTTGTCATCGGCCCGCCCACCAAATGGTGGCCGCCCGTGGAGCCGATCACTCCGGGGAACGACGGAATGACCTCAACGGGCTAA
- a CDS encoding IclR family transcriptional regulator C-terminal domain-containing protein → MTDAAAETAPRPSSAPQASDQYVQSLARGLAVIRAFDTDHPVMTLTEVAARTDLTRATARRFLHTLVELGYVRTDGKTFALTAQVLQLGYAYLSGLSLPQLAQPHLEELSLRLGESTSAAVLDGKDIAYIARVTTRRIMNVGITVGTRFPAYATSMGRVLLAALPPAALKQYLAEAEIKPLTPRAIGTTNDLVAALDTVRAQGWCLLDQELELGLMSVAAPVYHGPTKVVAAINVSLQAQSVAAKPDPKAYLEMVRKETVETARLISADLSAKH, encoded by the coding sequence ATGACCGACGCAGCAGCCGAGACCGCGCCCAGGCCTTCCTCTGCGCCGCAGGCCAGTGACCAGTACGTCCAGTCCCTCGCCCGCGGGCTGGCAGTGATCCGCGCCTTCGATACCGACCACCCGGTGATGACGCTCACCGAAGTGGCTGCACGGACGGACCTGACCCGCGCCACCGCGCGCCGCTTCCTGCACACCCTCGTGGAGCTGGGGTACGTGCGCACGGACGGGAAGACCTTCGCGCTCACCGCGCAGGTGCTGCAGCTCGGCTACGCCTACCTGTCCGGGCTGTCGCTGCCCCAGCTCGCCCAGCCGCACCTTGAGGAGCTTTCGCTGCGGCTGGGGGAGTCGACGTCGGCCGCCGTCCTGGACGGGAAGGACATCGCCTACATCGCGCGGGTCACCACCCGTCGGATCATGAACGTGGGCATCACGGTGGGGACCCGCTTCCCGGCCTACGCCACCTCCATGGGCCGCGTGCTGCTCGCGGCGCTGCCGCCGGCCGCACTGAAGCAGTACCTCGCGGAGGCTGAGATCAAGCCGCTCACTCCCCGGGCCATCGGTACCACGAACGACCTTGTGGCCGCGCTGGACACGGTCCGCGCGCAGGGCTGGTGCCTTCTGGACCAGGAGCTCGAACTTGGCCTGATGTCCGTTGCGGCGCCGGTGTACCACGGCCCGACGAAGGTGGTGGCGGCGATCAACGTGTCCCTGCAGGCGCAGTCGGTGGCCGCGAAACCGGATCCCAAGGCCTACCTGGAGATGGTCCGGAAGGAAACTGTTGAGACGGCCCGGCTGATTTCCGCGGACCTTTCAGCCAAGCATTAG
- the pcaG gene encoding protocatechuate 3,4-dioxygenase subunit alpha, whose translation MSTPTKLTPTPGQTVGPFYGYALPYEKDRELLAPGSPGSIRLQGTVYDGAGHPIPDAILEIWQPDSEGKVVHRTGSLVRDGYTFTGFGRSAVGNTGVYTFTTVNPGPTEPGAAAFISVAVFARGLMNRLFTRLYLPENEEALAADPLLSSLDPERRSTLIARRDADGGLTWDIRLQGEGETVFLDFEGASK comes from the coding sequence ATGAGCACCCCCACCAAGCTGACCCCCACCCCCGGACAGACCGTTGGCCCCTTCTACGGCTACGCACTGCCGTACGAAAAGGACCGTGAACTGCTGGCTCCGGGTTCACCGGGCTCCATCCGCCTGCAAGGCACTGTCTACGACGGTGCCGGCCACCCGATCCCGGACGCGATCCTGGAAATCTGGCAGCCGGATTCCGAGGGCAAGGTTGTACACCGGACCGGTTCGCTGGTCCGGGACGGCTACACGTTCACCGGCTTCGGCCGGAGCGCGGTGGGCAACACCGGCGTGTACACCTTCACCACGGTTAATCCCGGCCCCACCGAGCCCGGCGCGGCCGCCTTCATCTCCGTGGCCGTGTTTGCCCGCGGCCTGATGAACCGGCTCTTCACGCGGTTGTACCTGCCGGAGAACGAGGAAGCCCTTGCGGCCGACCCGCTGCTGTCCTCCCTGGACCCGGAGCGCCGCAGCACGCTGATTGCGCGCCGCGACGCCGATGGCGGACTCACCTGGGACATCCGGCTGCAGGGCGAGGGCGAAACCGTGTTCCTCGACTTCGAGGGTGCCTCCAAGTGA
- the pcaC gene encoding 4-carboxymuconolactone decarboxylase, translating to MTGPGTPGGGSAGPERHGVVQPGATSQEIYDGGMVVRREVLGAAHVDRANANKDSFTEDFQDMITRIAWGGIWTRPGLTRQMRSAVTITAMVAHGHWEELAMHIRAAITNGLSRDEIKEILLQTAIYCGVPSANTAFKTAQQVFKEMDAAAMDNAADTPTTPTSPN from the coding sequence GTGACCGGCCCGGGGACCCCCGGCGGGGGATCCGCCGGCCCGGAACGGCACGGGGTCGTCCAGCCGGGTGCCACCAGCCAGGAAATCTACGACGGCGGCATGGTGGTCCGCCGCGAGGTGCTGGGTGCCGCGCACGTTGACCGCGCCAACGCCAACAAGGACTCCTTCACCGAAGACTTCCAGGACATGATCACCCGCATCGCCTGGGGTGGCATTTGGACCCGGCCGGGCCTGACCCGGCAGATGCGCTCCGCCGTCACCATCACCGCCATGGTGGCGCACGGGCACTGGGAAGAACTGGCCATGCATATCCGCGCAGCCATCACCAACGGCCTGAGCAGGGACGAGATCAAGGAAATCCTGCTGCAGACTGCCATTTACTGCGGAGTTCCCTCCGCCAACACCGCTTTCAAGACAGCACAACAGGTTTTTAAAGAAATGGACGCCGCAGCAATGGACAACGCTGCAGACACCCCCACCACCCCCACTTCGCCCAACTAG
- a CDS encoding thiolase family protein, whose amino-acid sequence MNEAFVYDAVRTPFGKFGSGLAGVRPDDLAAHVIGEIVKRAPKLDVERIDEVVFGNANGAGEENRNVARMGTLLAGLPVSIPGTTVNRLCGSSLDAAIIASRQVNAGDAELMLIGGAESMSRAPWVLPKTEKPYPAGDLTLASTTLGWRLVNKAMPKDWTISLGEATERLREKYGVTREQQDEFSANSHNLAAAAWDEGFYDNLVAPVPGTDLVRDEGIRAGSSAEKLAGLKTVFRTENGTVTAGNASPLSDGASAAWIGSENAAGILGMEPVARIAGRGAHANDPQYFGYAPVEAANKALAKAGIGWDQVGAVELNEAFAAQSLACINAWGIDHAIVNRHGGAIAMGHPLGASGGRILGTLARSLQASGERWGVAAICIGVGQGLAVVLENVTSGAKG is encoded by the coding sequence ATGAATGAAGCTTTTGTGTACGACGCCGTGCGCACGCCTTTTGGGAAGTTCGGCTCCGGTTTGGCCGGGGTCCGCCCGGACGACCTTGCCGCGCACGTGATCGGAGAGATCGTGAAGCGCGCTCCGAAGCTCGACGTCGAGCGGATCGACGAGGTGGTGTTCGGCAACGCCAACGGCGCCGGCGAGGAGAACCGCAACGTCGCCCGGATGGGCACCCTGCTGGCCGGGCTTCCCGTTTCCATCCCGGGCACCACGGTGAACCGGCTCTGCGGATCCTCGCTGGACGCGGCGATTATCGCTTCGCGCCAAGTGAACGCCGGGGACGCGGAGCTGATGCTGATCGGCGGGGCGGAGTCGATGTCCCGTGCACCCTGGGTGCTGCCGAAAACCGAGAAGCCCTACCCCGCCGGGGACCTGACCCTGGCCTCCACCACACTGGGCTGGCGCCTGGTGAACAAGGCCATGCCCAAGGACTGGACCATCTCCCTGGGTGAGGCCACCGAACGCCTGCGCGAGAAGTACGGCGTCACCCGCGAGCAGCAGGACGAGTTCTCCGCGAACTCCCACAACCTCGCCGCCGCAGCCTGGGATGAAGGGTTCTATGACAACCTGGTGGCGCCGGTGCCGGGCACGGACCTGGTCCGCGACGAGGGCATCCGTGCCGGGTCCTCAGCCGAGAAACTCGCCGGTTTGAAGACCGTGTTCCGCACCGAGAACGGCACCGTCACGGCCGGGAACGCGTCCCCGCTCTCTGACGGGGCGTCCGCGGCCTGGATCGGGTCGGAGAACGCCGCCGGGATCCTGGGCATGGAGCCCGTGGCCCGGATCGCGGGCCGCGGGGCGCACGCGAACGATCCGCAGTACTTCGGCTACGCGCCGGTGGAGGCCGCGAACAAGGCCCTCGCGAAAGCGGGCATCGGCTGGGACCAGGTGGGCGCCGTCGAACTGAACGAAGCGTTCGCCGCGCAGTCCCTGGCCTGCATCAACGCCTGGGGCATCGACCACGCAATTGTGAACCGGCACGGCGGCGCGATCGCCATGGGCCACCCGCTGGGTGCCTCCGGCGGCCGCATCCTGGGCACCCTGGCCCGGTCCCTGCAGGCCTCCGGGGAACGCTGGGGCGTCGCCGCGATCTGCATCGGCGTCGGCCAGGGCCTCGCCGTCGTCCTCGAAAACGTCACCTCGGGAGCTAAGGGCTAA
- a CDS encoding lyase family protein gives MFGGDVGLLSPVSASPLVAALTGDRAVLAAILAVEAGWASVLEKAGLAPAGSAAVVASAADADRYDVAGLAVRAQGGANPVIPLLADLRAQVKALDTDNLGAVGAVHTSLTSQDVLDSALMLLARNAVAMLLADLRGITTALAALAEQHAETLCVGRSLTQHSLPFTFGLKAAQWFHGLAAAARRLEAVELPLQTGGAAGTLAAGTVLTKGSVDTTFDLSGNLAAHLGLASAPGPWHTNRLAVTSLGDALAAVTDALGKIAGDVLFLSRPEVGELAEPRAAGRGVSSAMPQKQNPVLSVLVRSAALQAPNLAAQLHLAAANFNDERPDGAWHSEWQAFRQLLRLALGAAGHLRELAEGLQVFPDAMRRNLELSGPLLLSEGVSAAVAPLLDERNGRNGKQQLQDVVDRTLQAPSAEQSETYRRLLREAVPASAVSDERLEELLDPANYLGQAAEISRRILAAFPEFAGSGGPPADAGYAIPAGTTTETDLNGDPRG, from the coding sequence GTGTTCGGCGGCGACGTCGGACTCCTCAGTCCCGTGTCGGCGTCGCCTTTGGTGGCGGCGCTGACGGGGGACCGGGCGGTCCTGGCGGCGATTCTCGCCGTTGAGGCCGGCTGGGCGTCGGTTTTGGAGAAGGCCGGCCTCGCGCCCGCCGGCTCTGCCGCCGTGGTGGCTTCCGCAGCGGACGCGGACCGCTATGACGTGGCCGGCCTCGCCGTCCGCGCACAGGGCGGCGCCAACCCGGTCATCCCGCTGCTGGCTGACCTCCGTGCCCAGGTCAAGGCCCTAGACACGGACAATCTGGGCGCTGTGGGGGCCGTGCACACCTCGCTGACCAGCCAGGACGTGCTGGACTCGGCGCTGATGCTGCTGGCCAGGAACGCCGTTGCCATGCTCCTCGCCGACCTTCGCGGGATCACGACGGCGCTGGCGGCACTTGCGGAGCAGCATGCGGAAACGTTGTGCGTCGGCAGGAGCCTGACGCAGCACTCGTTGCCGTTTACGTTCGGGCTCAAGGCGGCGCAGTGGTTCCACGGACTGGCCGCCGCGGCCCGGCGCCTCGAGGCCGTCGAGCTGCCGCTGCAGACGGGCGGCGCCGCCGGAACGCTGGCCGCCGGGACAGTGCTGACCAAGGGGTCGGTGGACACAACCTTCGACCTCTCGGGCAACCTGGCCGCTCACCTTGGGCTGGCGTCAGCCCCGGGACCGTGGCACACCAACCGGCTGGCCGTCACCTCCCTGGGCGATGCCCTGGCAGCGGTGACGGACGCGCTGGGCAAGATCGCGGGCGATGTGCTGTTCCTCAGCCGGCCGGAAGTGGGAGAGCTCGCCGAACCCCGGGCCGCCGGGCGCGGAGTATCCTCGGCCATGCCGCAAAAGCAGAACCCCGTGCTGTCCGTGCTGGTCCGCAGCGCCGCACTGCAGGCACCGAACCTGGCCGCGCAGCTGCACCTGGCAGCGGCCAACTTCAACGATGAACGTCCCGACGGCGCCTGGCACAGCGAATGGCAGGCCTTCCGCCAACTCCTTCGACTGGCACTCGGCGCAGCCGGGCACCTGCGGGAACTCGCGGAGGGCCTGCAGGTCTTCCCGGATGCCATGCGCCGCAACCTGGAACTGTCCGGGCCGCTGCTGCTCAGCGAAGGAGTGTCCGCCGCCGTGGCGCCACTGCTCGATGAGCGGAACGGCCGAAACGGCAAGCAGCAGCTCCAGGACGTGGTGGACCGGACGCTCCAGGCCCCGTCCGCCGAGCAGTCCGAAACATACCGCCGGCTGCTGCGGGAGGCCGTTCCCGCCAGCGCCGTGTCCGACGAACGGCTGGAAGAACTCCTGGATCCTGCCAACTACCTGGGGCAGGCCGCTGAAATATCCCGCCGCATCCTGGCCGCTTTCCCCGAGTTTGCCGGCAGCGGCGGACCACCGGCCGACGCAGGCTACGCCATTCCCGCCGGAACAACCACCGAAACAGACCTGAACGGAGACCCCCGTGGCTAG
- the pcaH gene encoding protocatechuate 3,4-dioxygenase subunit beta, with protein MSDAAPQAETGAAPKTSAPLDAAAESQADLSAEMKSIGEAYAEALRNGAKAEIQPRLDYAPYRSSVLRHPTKDLHHADPETIELFSPAFGHMDVHALESDLTIQHNGEPLGERILVSGRVLDGDGRPVAGQLVEIWQANSAGRYIHKRDQHPAPLDPNFTGVGRCITGADGSYSFTTIKPGAYPWKNHLNAWRPAHIHFSLFGQEFTQRIVTQMYFPGDQLFPLDPIYQSIVDQDARDRLVATYDHDLTKPEWAIGYKWDIVLTGSKRTWTENEAFGTDGEEE; from the coding sequence GTGTCGGATGCGGCGCCCCAGGCCGAAACCGGAGCCGCACCGAAGACCTCCGCGCCGCTTGATGCCGCTGCGGAATCGCAGGCGGACCTCAGCGCCGAGATGAAGTCGATCGGCGAAGCATATGCGGAAGCACTCAGGAACGGGGCCAAAGCGGAAATCCAGCCCCGGCTGGACTACGCACCGTACCGCAGCAGCGTCCTGCGCCACCCGACCAAGGACCTGCACCACGCGGATCCGGAAACCATCGAACTGTTCTCACCGGCCTTCGGACACATGGACGTGCACGCGCTGGAATCGGACCTGACCATCCAGCACAACGGTGAGCCCCTGGGCGAACGCATCCTCGTCTCAGGCCGCGTGCTCGACGGCGATGGCCGTCCCGTGGCCGGACAGCTCGTGGAGATCTGGCAGGCCAACTCGGCCGGCCGCTACATCCACAAGCGGGACCAGCACCCCGCCCCGCTCGATCCCAACTTCACCGGCGTGGGCCGCTGCATCACCGGCGCCGACGGCTCCTACAGCTTCACCACCATCAAGCCCGGCGCGTACCCGTGGAAGAACCACCTCAACGCCTGGCGTCCGGCGCACATCCACTTCTCGCTGTTCGGGCAGGAATTCACCCAGCGCATCGTGACCCAGATGTACTTCCCCGGTGACCAGCTCTTCCCGCTGGACCCGATCTACCAGTCCATCGTGGACCAGGACGCCCGTGACCGCCTGGTGGCCACCTATGATCATGACCTCACCAAGCCTGAGTGGGCGATTGGCTACAAGTGGGACATTGTCCTGACGGGCTCCAAGCGGACCTGGACCGAAAACGAAGCGTTTGGCACAGATGGCGAAGAGGAGTAG
- a CDS encoding 3-oxoacid CoA-transferase subunit B, whose amino-acid sequence MSAQTSRETGSIQSSEQPLGRDDLARLVAKDIKPGSFVNLGIGQPTLVSNYLEPEQNITLHTENGMLGMGPEAKGDEIDEDLINAGKIPVTELPGASYFHHADSFAIMRGGHLDICVLGAFQVSATGDLANWHTGAPDAIPAVGGAMDLATGAKDVFVMMTLLTRDGASKIVEACTYPLTGVGCVTRVYTDKAVFLTGPDGVQVRETFGCTLEELQALVPVPLTAAPAVER is encoded by the coding sequence ATGAGCGCACAGACAAGCCGCGAGACCGGCTCGATCCAGAGCAGCGAGCAGCCCCTGGGCCGCGACGACCTCGCCCGGCTGGTGGCGAAGGACATCAAGCCCGGCTCTTTCGTGAACCTTGGCATCGGCCAGCCCACTTTGGTCTCCAACTACCTCGAACCGGAGCAGAACATCACGCTCCACACCGAGAACGGGATGCTGGGCATGGGCCCGGAAGCCAAGGGTGATGAGATTGATGAAGACCTCATCAACGCCGGCAAGATCCCTGTGACCGAACTGCCGGGGGCGTCCTACTTCCACCACGCCGACTCCTTCGCGATCATGCGCGGCGGGCACCTGGACATCTGCGTCCTCGGCGCGTTCCAGGTCTCGGCCACCGGTGACCTCGCCAACTGGCACACCGGCGCGCCGGACGCCATCCCCGCGGTGGGCGGCGCCATGGACCTTGCCACCGGGGCGAAGGACGTGTTCGTGATGATGACGCTCCTGACCCGCGACGGCGCGTCCAAGATCGTGGAGGCCTGCACCTACCCGCTCACCGGCGTCGGCTGCGTGACCCGCGTGTACACGGACAAGGCCGTGTTCCTGACCGGCCCGGACGGCGTCCAGGTCCGCGAAACGTTCGGCTGCACCCTCGAGGAGCTCCAGGCCCTGGTGCCGGTCCCCCTCACGGCAGCCCCCGCCGTCGAGCGCTAA
- a CDS encoding 3-oxoacid CoA-transferase subunit A, whose translation MLNFIDTVGEAVAGIKDGSTVMIGGFGNAGQPFELIDALLDCGARELTVVNNNAGQGDQGLALLIKEGRVKKMICSFPRQSDSWHFDAKYKAGEIELELVPQGNLAERIRAAGAGIGGFFTPTGYGTMLAEGKETRILDGRGQVFETPIHADVALIKALKADGMGNLVYRKTARNFGPIMAAAAKHTIVQVSEIVPTGGLDPENVVTPGIYVNSIVRVNSVKAA comes from the coding sequence ATGCTGAATTTCATTGACACTGTCGGCGAGGCCGTCGCCGGCATCAAGGACGGTTCCACGGTGATGATCGGCGGCTTCGGCAACGCCGGGCAGCCGTTTGAACTGATCGACGCGCTGCTGGACTGCGGCGCCCGCGAGCTCACCGTGGTGAACAACAACGCCGGCCAGGGCGACCAGGGCCTGGCGCTGCTCATCAAGGAAGGCCGGGTCAAGAAGATGATCTGCTCCTTCCCGCGGCAGTCCGACTCCTGGCACTTCGACGCCAAATACAAGGCCGGCGAGATCGAACTGGAACTCGTTCCGCAGGGCAACCTGGCCGAGCGCATCAGGGCCGCGGGAGCCGGCATCGGCGGCTTCTTCACGCCCACCGGCTACGGAACCATGCTGGCCGAGGGCAAGGAAACCCGCATCCTGGACGGCCGCGGCCAGGTCTTCGAGACGCCCATCCACGCCGACGTCGCCCTGATCAAGGCGCTCAAGGCGGACGGCATGGGCAACCTCGTGTACCGCAAGACGGCCCGGAACTTCGGCCCCATTATGGCCGCCGCCGCCAAACACACCATCGTCCAGGTCTCCGAGATTGTGCCCACCGGCGGACTCGACCCGGAGAACGTCGTGACCCCCGGCATCTACGTGAACAGCATTGTTCGCGTCAACTCAGTGAAGGCGGCCTGA
- a CDS encoding diacylglycerol kinase family protein: MTQHNNEPENTNAPEGNAAPQAGPGPKRAAVIINPAKPVDFDVRGLMAKHCADAGWDEPMWIETTKDDPGVGQAKEALSRGADVVIAAGGDGTVRCVAEVLSGTSTPMGLLPLGTGNLLARNLGMDVTDIEGAMAGALTGEDRKIDVVRAVRSDPDKEQHFLVMAGVGYDATIMADTNEDLKDKVGWLAYVDAGIRNLPGKPVKASIVIDGKSVVHRRVRSVMVGNCGKVQGGLEIFPDAKVDDGLLDVVVLAPRGKLGWFSVVAGMIGKGKGKDTSVEYFQGKDVEITLEHADDYQLDGDHEGDGKHVRMTMLPGALAVRMNAPAAA, from the coding sequence ATGACCCAGCACAACAATGAGCCGGAGAATACGAACGCTCCGGAAGGCAACGCCGCGCCCCAGGCCGGTCCCGGCCCCAAGCGCGCCGCCGTCATCATCAACCCGGCCAAGCCCGTCGACTTCGATGTTCGCGGCCTGATGGCCAAGCACTGCGCAGATGCGGGCTGGGATGAGCCCATGTGGATCGAAACCACCAAGGACGACCCGGGGGTCGGACAGGCGAAGGAAGCGCTGAGCCGCGGGGCCGACGTCGTGATTGCCGCCGGCGGCGACGGCACCGTACGGTGCGTGGCTGAGGTCCTTTCCGGCACCTCCACGCCAATGGGTCTGCTGCCGCTGGGCACGGGAAACCTGCTGGCCCGCAACCTTGGCATGGATGTCACCGATATTGAAGGCGCCATGGCGGGCGCCCTGACGGGCGAGGACCGCAAGATCGACGTGGTCCGTGCAGTCCGGAGCGATCCGGACAAGGAGCAGCACTTCCTGGTGATGGCCGGTGTGGGCTACGACGCCACCATCATGGCGGACACGAATGAGGACCTGAAAGACAAGGTGGGCTGGCTGGCCTACGTCGATGCGGGCATCAGGAACCTTCCGGGCAAACCCGTGAAGGCAAGCATCGTCATTGACGGCAAGTCAGTGGTCCACCGCCGGGTCCGAAGCGTCATGGTGGGAAACTGCGGCAAGGTCCAGGGCGGCCTGGAGATCTTCCCGGACGCGAAGGTGGACGACGGACTCCTGGACGTGGTGGTCCTGGCGCCTCGGGGCAAGCTCGGCTGGTTCTCCGTTGTGGCCGGCATGATCGGCAAGGGCAAAGGCAAGGACACGTCCGTGGAGTACTTCCAGGGCAAGGACGTGGAGATCACCCTTGAACACGCCGACGACTACCAGCTCGACGGCGACCATGAAGGCGACGGCAAGCACGTCCGCATGACCATGCTCCCCGGAGCGCTAGCGGTCAGGATGAACGCGCCGGCTGCCGCCTAG